A region of Nostoc sp. 'Peltigera membranacea cyanobiont' N6 DNA encodes the following proteins:
- a CDS encoding ATP-binding cassette domain-containing protein: MPQNNQTAVEFRDVTFSRNHRPLVSNLNFSIHQGEALVLLGRSGSGKTTTMKLINRLFTPTQGEVLFDGIPTTQWDEIKLRRKIGYVIQEIGLFPHFTVERNVGLVPSLEGWQSKQIKTRVYELLKLVGLEPAQFAGRYPHELSGGQRQRVGVARAIAADPPVLLMDEPFGALDPITRLELQQEFRHLQQELGKTVVFVTHDIQEALVLASRIGLMYGGELVVLGTTDEFMRSQHPESLAFLQCLRSFQENL; the protein is encoded by the coding sequence ATGCCGCAAAATAACCAAACTGCTGTCGAATTCCGCGATGTCACCTTTAGCCGCAATCATCGCCCATTGGTGTCAAACCTCAATTTCAGCATCCATCAAGGAGAAGCACTGGTATTACTTGGACGCAGTGGTAGCGGCAAAACTACAACAATGAAGTTAATTAATCGCCTATTTACACCTACACAAGGCGAAGTTTTATTTGATGGCATTCCCACAACTCAATGGGACGAAATTAAACTGCGGCGAAAAATTGGTTATGTCATTCAAGAAATTGGTTTATTTCCCCATTTCACTGTAGAACGCAATGTGGGTTTAGTTCCTTCTTTAGAAGGTTGGCAATCTAAACAAATAAAAACGCGGGTTTATGAATTGTTGAAATTAGTCGGCTTAGAACCAGCACAATTCGCCGGACGTTATCCGCACGAACTTTCAGGTGGACAAAGGCAAAGAGTCGGGGTAGCCAGGGCAATAGCCGCAGATCCGCCAGTGTTGTTGATGGATGAACCCTTTGGCGCACTCGATCCCATTACGCGGCTAGAACTACAACAAGAGTTTCGGCATTTGCAGCAAGAATTAGGTAAGACAGTTGTTTTTGTCACCCACGATATTCAAGAAGCCTTAGTTTTGGCATCGCGAATTGGTTTAATGTATGGCGGAGAATTGGTAGTATTGGGGACGACAGATGAATTTATGCGATCGCAACACCCAGAAAGCCTTGCTTTTCTCCAATGTCTGCGTTCCTTCCAAGAAAATTTATGA
- a CDS encoding ABC transporter permease — MKNFFLVKYAPEILQHTLEHLFLVGIAIGIAILVGIPLGILITRKTYLRQPILGIANIFQTIPSLALFGLLIPVPIIGGIGVVPAIVALTVYSLLPIIRNTYTGITSVDPAIREAGRGMGMTDRQLLLQVEIPLAMGIILAGVRVATVIAIGIATIAAAIGAGGLGVFIFRGISVVNDQLILAGAVPAAVIALLADFGIGSLENKLKIKS; from the coding sequence ATGAAAAATTTCTTCCTTGTTAAGTATGCCCCAGAAATTCTTCAGCATACTCTCGAACATCTATTTTTAGTAGGCATTGCAATTGGAATTGCCATACTTGTAGGCATTCCATTAGGTATTTTAATTACACGCAAAACTTACCTTCGCCAACCAATTCTCGGCATAGCAAATATTTTCCAAACTATTCCTAGTTTGGCACTATTTGGTTTACTCATTCCTGTTCCTATAATTGGCGGAATTGGTGTAGTACCAGCAATTGTTGCTCTGACTGTATATTCCTTGCTGCCGATAATTCGTAACACTTACACAGGTATTACTAGTGTAGATCCAGCAATTAGAGAAGCTGGGAGAGGGATGGGAATGACAGATAGACAATTGTTATTACAAGTTGAGATTCCCTTGGCAATGGGAATAATTTTAGCAGGTGTGCGAGTAGCAACAGTAATTGCTATTGGGATTGCAACGATTGCAGCCGCAATTGGTGCAGGTGGTTTGGGAGTATTTATTTTTCGCGGCATATCAGTAGTGAACGACCAGTTAATTTTAGCTGGTGCAGTTCCGGCGGCGGTAATTGCATTACTGGCTGATTTTGGAATTGGTTCGTTGGAGAATAAATTAAAAATTAAAAGTTAA
- a CDS encoding glycine betaine ABC transporter substrate-binding protein, producing MKRFFALCFLTCVLLLAIASCTPNTNSSSDGNIIVASKDFTEQDILGELLAQQIEATTNLKVSRRPRLGGSFVCHSAITAGKIDAYIEYSGTAFTAILKQKAVNDPKEVYEKLKQAYAQKFNLEVMPSLGFENTFAMIVRGDDAKRYNIQTLSEATQYTPQWRGGFGYEFLEREDGFPGLAKTYDLRFAKPPQIMDLGLIYRALIQKQVDMVAGNSTDGQISRLGLIVLKDDKHYFPPYETVPIVRQEILKKYPQLRTAISSIAGKISADEMRQLNYLVEGELRDIKDVVQEFRKLKGLGSSQG from the coding sequence ATGAAAAGATTTTTTGCATTGTGCTTTTTAACTTGTGTCTTGTTATTAGCGATCGCTAGCTGCACGCCAAATACAAATAGTAGCAGCGATGGCAATATTATTGTTGCTTCTAAGGATTTTACTGAACAAGATATTTTAGGTGAACTTTTAGCACAGCAAATCGAGGCAACAACTAATTTAAAGGTATCTCGTCGCCCTCGTTTGGGTGGTTCTTTTGTTTGTCATAGTGCGATTACTGCTGGCAAAATCGATGCTTATATTGAGTATTCAGGCACAGCTTTTACTGCAATTTTAAAGCAGAAGGCAGTTAACGATCCTAAAGAAGTATATGAGAAGTTAAAACAAGCTTATGCCCAGAAATTTAATCTAGAAGTGATGCCAAGCTTAGGTTTTGAAAACACTTTTGCAATGATTGTCCGGGGTGATGATGCTAAACGCTACAATATTCAAACTCTCTCAGAAGCTACTCAATATACACCGCAGTGGCGCGGTGGTTTTGGTTACGAGTTTTTAGAACGAGAAGATGGTTTTCCGGGATTAGCAAAAACTTATGATTTACGTTTTGCCAAACCTCCCCAAATTATGGATTTGGGTTTAATATATCGTGCTTTGATTCAAAAACAAGTGGATATGGTGGCGGGAAATTCTACTGATGGGCAGATTTCTCGCTTGGGTTTAATTGTCTTAAAAGATGATAAGCACTATTTTCCCCCTTACGAAACTGTGCCTATTGTTAGGCAAGAAATATTAAAAAAATATCCCCAATTAAGAACTGCGATTTCGTCCATTGCAGGGAAGATTTCGGCAGACGAAATGCGGCAACTAAACTATTTAGTTGAGGGTGAATTACGCGATATTAAAGATGTTGTCCAAGAGTTTCGCAAATTGAAAGGATTAGGTTCATCTCAAGGATAG
- a CDS encoding GNAT family N-acetyltransferase has protein sequence MHLNDVVIDRASLSDITGIIKLAQANDAEHGGMLLGHLEPEAVIMTISQMPSVVARKDGQVVGFLLSWLKTTANLPIIKVVLQAYAGTKDAYLYGPICVDKTMRGQGIAAVMFAKLKDFLPEREGILFIKANNEASLHAHQKMGMCKIGEFTYEGSGFVIFAYNS, from the coding sequence ATGCACCTCAATGATGTTGTGATTGACCGTGCCAGCCTCAGCGATATTACTGGAATTATCAAATTGGCCCAAGCCAATGACGCAGAACATGGTGGTATGTTGTTAGGTCATCTTGAGCCAGAAGCAGTAATAATGACTATATCTCAAATGCCGAGTGTTGTTGCCCGCAAAGATGGTCAAGTTGTCGGATTTTTACTCAGTTGGTTAAAGACAACTGCTAATTTACCAATAATCAAGGTGGTGTTACAAGCCTACGCTGGTACAAAAGATGCTTACTTGTATGGCCCCATCTGTGTTGATAAAACCATGCGTGGGCAAGGTATTGCTGCGGTAATGTTCGCGAAGTTGAAAGATTTTCTACCAGAGCGAGAAGGAATACTGTTTATTAAAGCAAATAACGAAGCATCATTGCACGCACATCAAAAGATGGGTATGTGCAAAATAGGAGAGTTCACTTATGAAGGCAGTGGGTTTGTGATATTTGCGTATAATAGCTAA